One stretch of Schlesneria sp. DSM 10557 DNA includes these proteins:
- the nadC gene encoding carboxylating nicotinate-nucleotide diphosphorylase translates to MHETFASGEQAVARQLIEMALSEDLSSLGDLTCQALISEDQTATVLVAARQPGVLAGATVGRMVFAKLDASVQWEELWPDGTRLSAGTIVARVTGPLATLLIGERTMLNFMTHLSGIATLTRKFVDAVKGTQAQILDTRKTLPGWRVLEKYAVRCGGGTNHRMGLYDGVLIKDNHLAAWTESSSIASAVQTARSKSPEGVSIEVEVDSLEQLKDALKGNPDIVLLDNMSVETLREAVALRNSLAPAVKLEASGGVTLATVAEIASTGVERISVGALTHSAPALDLAFDWPASFPALR, encoded by the coding sequence CGAACAGGCGGTCGCACGACAGCTCATTGAGATGGCGCTTTCGGAAGACCTTTCCTCGCTCGGTGATTTGACCTGTCAGGCACTGATCAGCGAAGACCAGACCGCGACAGTCCTCGTGGCGGCACGGCAGCCGGGCGTGCTGGCGGGGGCGACCGTGGGTCGCATGGTTTTTGCCAAGCTGGATGCCTCGGTCCAGTGGGAGGAACTCTGGCCGGATGGGACGCGTCTCTCGGCGGGGACGATTGTGGCTCGCGTGACCGGTCCCCTTGCGACGCTGCTGATTGGTGAGCGAACAATGCTCAACTTTATGACGCACCTCAGCGGCATCGCCACGTTGACCCGGAAATTTGTCGATGCCGTCAAAGGGACGCAGGCTCAGATTCTGGATACCCGAAAAACGCTCCCGGGCTGGCGAGTTCTTGAGAAATACGCCGTTCGCTGTGGTGGTGGAACCAACCACCGGATGGGGCTGTATGACGGGGTGCTGATTAAGGACAACCACCTTGCAGCATGGACCGAGTCGTCGAGCATCGCCTCCGCGGTGCAGACAGCCCGCTCGAAGTCACCCGAAGGAGTCTCCATCGAAGTGGAAGTCGATTCGCTTGAGCAACTCAAGGATGCACTCAAGGGAAATCCAGACATCGTCCTGCTGGACAATATGTCGGTCGAGACCTTGCGCGAGGCCGTGGCGCTGCGTAATTCGCTGGCCCCGGCCGTCAAACTGGAGGCGTCCGGCGGGGTGACACTGGCGACAGTCGCCGAGATTGCGAGTACCGGTGTCGAACGAATCAGCGTGGGTGCGCTCACGCACTCTGCCCCCGCTCTGGACCTGGCGTTTGACTGGCCGGCCAGTTTCCCGGCCCTGCGTTGA